A single Salmo trutta chromosome 14, fSalTru1.1, whole genome shotgun sequence DNA region contains:
- the LOC115208571 gene encoding galectin-related protein, producing the protein MAELRTLATSDHPNKSDRNKCSPISLDQEVVQRLSVPFSGRIRGGMRPGKKIIVMGIVNPEPDSFDISLACGCGTVDEAPPTDVALELCVKFEYLQFLRKACVSGTWGDAEKLIPYFPFIEDQPFRIEIRCELLRFRVFVDGHQLFDFYHRVQSLLDIDTLRINGSLTITKLG; encoded by the exons ATGGCGGAACTG AGAACTTTGGCTACTAGTGACCATCCTAACAAATCTGATAGAAATAAATGCAGTCCAATCTCCCTTGACCAAGAGGTTGTGCAAAGACTG TCAGTTCCATTCAGTGGTCGTATCAGAGGTGGGATGAGGCCTGGAAAGAAGATCATTGTGATGGGGATAGTGAATCCTGAGCCTGACAG CTTTGACATCAGTCTGGCCTGTGGGTGTGGCACAGTGGATGAGGCTCCTCCCACTGACGTGGCATTGGAGCTCTGTGTCAAGTTCGAGTACCTCCAGTTCCTACGCAAGGCCTGTGTTTCGGGCACCTGGGGCGACGCTGAGAAGCTCATCCCCTACTTCCCCTTCATCGAGGACCAACCTTTCCGG ATCGAGATCCGTTGTGAACTACTGCGTTTCCGTGTATTTGTGGATGGGCACCAGCTCTTTGATTTTTACCACCGGGTGCAATCCTTACTGGACATTGACACATTAAGGATTAATGGTAGTCTGACCATTACCAAACTCGGGTAG
- the LOC115208555 gene encoding aftiphilin isoform X2: MEPDVIRMYSSSPPPMEDGAEEEDDEFGDFGGFSGVPTSASFTEFDTPATFNQTPALAATSPPELLNNGGVVGLSKLSSGPVGRGPVVKRSNSKSNGVVPGGCQYDSPSERTVNVEELKKLADHTRANNHSTSLDISGRSQTDNIDKPVECNGGVPEVLTNGFATFEIEGSTSLQNSIRSKKKGPTTECADDCPPSSPEDDFADFSAFSNADIQGHSSKVTNRTSENLDNPNRDERLAEDACQQRRQQVHSNVEQGISSGDIANDIAGSDSLSHPAEARDTDEGLSNGDGGFQRDTANSEQRNVEPDFAHKHSATEVVISEDSAPEEVCSEDSTQEVVCGEDSASKALYVDKPVAQNGGVLEQLEEEAEEEKAGVSENRFLPNIDDEDGNGEQADEKPGSGNETETETSFGRPLSTDALEEYGDISTTGSVSSPPLQEETATPADHSQLLEDDDGEDFGDFGDVGSFRGQGFDDFDQPELQLEEQPALLTQELVDDDKDFGDFDAPNSHIGGGKAIENEDGGKFADFPGSDSFADFSSAPVGADPDADAGWNAFDEPEQGQEEGDSWAAFGEEPTTTAPLETGEDEWQESEPVAARPSSSHQIIRRDSQSAALCSRLEKLFQEMFPDAPAPQVGVEVVPLKTLLEPRVRLQQEEHEPKSGVPDNGAVGDVLWRQLLDIHEAFGLRHQWGGSHSNKTLLCSLGIDIRNILFTGQKKQPVIVPMYAASLGMLEPTKEPVKPISAAEMITSIAQQVPPVAAAEIISTSPPDTAQEVLPPVQFDWSSSGLTNPLDGVDPELYELTTSKLEPSGSGSRVADAFARLMSTMEKTSTSTRKPRKEENLSEEALKVIAGLPDLSFMQAKVLMFPTTLTPLGCSSDPDPTPD, encoded by the exons ATGGAGCCGGACGTGATCCGCATGTACTCCTCTTCCCCACCCCCAATGGAGGACGGagctgaggaagaggatgacgaGTTTGGGGACTTTGGGGGCTTCTCTGGAGTTCCGACCAGCGCCAGCTTCACTGAGTTTGACACCCCAGCGACCTTCAACCAGACCCCAGCCTTGGCCGCCACCTCACCACCGGAACTCCTCAACAATGGAGGGGTGGTTGGGTTGTCAAAACTAAGCTCAGGTCCCGTGGGAAGGGGTCCTGTGGTCAAGCGCTCCAACTCCAAGTCAAATGGTGTCGTGCCGGGAGGCTGCCAGTACGACAGTCCTTCAGAGAGAACTGTGAATGTGGAGGAGTTAAAAAAGCTTGCCGACCACACTCGAGCCAATAATCATTCTACCTCCCTGGACATATCTGGGAGGAGTCAGACTGACAACATAGACAAGCCTGTCGAATGCAATGGTGGGGTCCCGGAAGTTCTGACCAACGGCTTTGCTACTTTTGAAATAGAGGGAAGCACATCTTTGCAGAATTCGATCCGCTCTAAAAAGAAAGGACCCACCACAGAGTGTGCAGACGACTGCCCTCCCAGCAGCCCCGAGGACGACTTTGCGGATTTCTCTGCTTTTTCTAACGCAGACATTCAAGGACACTCCAGCAAGGTGACAAACCGCACCAGCGAGAACTTGGACAATCCCAACCGGGACGAACGGCTGGCAGAGGACGCCTGCCAGCAACGGAGGCAGCAGGTGCACTCGAATGTAGAACAGGGAATCAGCTCAGGGGACATCGCCAACGACATCGCTGGCTCTGATTCTCTATCGCACCCTGCTGAGGCTCGAGACACTGACGAAGGCTTGAGCAACGGGGACGGGGGCTTTCAAAGAGACACTGCTAACTCTGAACAAAGGAACGTAGAGCCGGACTTTGCACACAAGCACTCTGCTACTGAGGTGGTTATTAGTGAGGATTCTGCCCCAGAGGAGGTTTGTAGTGAGGATTCTACCCAAGAGGTGGTTTGTGGCGAGGACTCTGCCTCTAAGGCACTTTATGTTGACAAACCGGTCGCCCAGAATGgtggggttttggagcagttggaAGAGGAGGCGGAAGAAGAGAAGGCAGGTgtcagtgaaaacaggtttttgccCAATATAGACGATGAAGATGGGAATGGCGAGCAAGCGGACGAGAAGCCGGGGTCCGGAAACGAAACAGAAACTGAAACGTCTTTTGGCCGACCTCTGTCCACGGATGCCCTTGAGGAGTACGGCGACATCAGCACGACGGGCTCAGTGTCCTCACCGCCGCTCCAAGAGGAGACGGCCACACCTGCTGACCACAGCCAACTGCTGGAGGACGACGACGGTGAAGACTTTGGTGACTTTGGGGACGTGGGCTCTTTTAGAGGACAGGGCTTTGATGACTTTGACCAGCCAGAGTTGCAACTAGAGGAACAACCTGCACTTCTCACACAGGAACTAGTGGACGACGACAAAGACTTTGGCGATTTTGACGCCCCCAACAGCCACATTGGTGGTGGGAAGGCAATTGAGAACGAAGATGGGGGGAAGTTTGCAGATTTTCCCGGCAGCGACAGTTTTGCCGACTTTAGCTCAGCTCCTGTTGGTGCGGACCCTGATGCAGATGCTGGTTGGAATGCTTTTGATGAGCCTGAACAGGGTCAAGAGGAGGGCGATTCCTGGGCTGCATTTGGAGAGGAGCCGACCACCACTGCTCCTTTGGAAACGGGTGAAGACGAGTGGCAGGAGAGTGAGCCTGTAGCAGCCCGTCCATCCAGCAGCCATCAGATCATTAGAAGAGACAGTCAATCG GCGGCGCTGTGCAGTCGGCTGGAGAAGCTTTTTCAGGAAATGTTCCCCGACGCACCTGCCCCGcaggtgggggtggaggtggtCCCCCTCAAAACCCTGCTGGAGCCTCGTGTGAGGTTACAGCAGGAAGAGCATGAGCCGAAGAGCGGTGTGCCAGACAATGG GGCTGTGGGGGACGTGTTGTGGAGGCAACTGCTGGACATCCACGAGGCGTTTGGCCTGCGGCACCAGTGGGGAGGCTCGCACAGCAACAAGACACTACTCTGCTCCCTGGGCATCGACATTAGAAACATT CTGTTCACAGGTCAGAAGAAGCAGCCAGTGATAGTTCCCATGTATGCTGCCAGCCTG GGCATGCTGGAACCCACCAAAGAGCCAGTAAAACCCATATCAGCGGCAGAGATGATCACGTCCATAGCACAACAAGTACCTCCAGTGGCCGCAGCGGAGATCATAAGCACTAGTCCACCAGACACAGCCCAG GAAGTGCTCCCGCCCGTCCAGTTTGACTGGAGTAGCAGTGGCCTTACAAACCCCCTGGACG GTGTGGACCCGGAGCTGTACGAGCTAACAACCTCTAAACTGGAACCCAGTGGCTCTGGGAGCCGTGTGGCTGACGCCTTCGCCCGCCTTATGTCTACTATGGAGAAGACCAGCACCTCTACCAG AAAGCCCCGGAAAGAAGAGAACCTAAGTGAGGAGGCATTGAAGGTGATTGCAGGGCTACCAGACCTTTCCTTCATGCAGGCCAAGGTGCTGATGTTCCCCACCACGTTGACCCCCCTGGGCTGCTCCTCTGACCCTGACCCCACACCTGACTGA
- the LOC115208555 gene encoding aftiphilin isoform X1, translated as MEPDVIRMYSSSPPPMEDGAEEEDDEFGDFGGFSGVPTSASFTEFDTPATFNQTPALAATSPPELLNNGGVVGLSKLSSGPVGRGPVVKRSNSKSNGVVPGGCQYDSPSERTVNVEELKKLADHTRANNHSTSLDISGRSQTDNIDKPVECNGGVPEVLTNGFATFEIEGSTSLQNSIRSKKKGPTTECADDCPPSSPEDDFADFSAFSNADIQGHSSKVTNRTSENLDNPNRDERLAEDACQQRRQQVHSNVEQGISSGDIANDIAGSDSLSHPAEARDTDEGLSNGDGGFQRDTANSEQRNVEPDFAHKHSATEVVISEDSAPEEVCSEDSTQEVVCGEDSASKALYVDKPVAQNGGVLEQLEEEAEEEKAGVSENRFLPNIDDEDGNGEQADEKPGSGNETETETSFGRPLSTDALEEYGDISTTGSVSSPPLQEETATPADHSQLLEDDDGEDFGDFGDVGSFRGQGFDDFDQPELQLEEQPALLTQELVDDDKDFGDFDAPNSHIGGGKAIENEDGGKFADFPGSDSFADFSSAPVGADPDADAGWNAFDEPEQGQEEGDSWAAFGEEPTTTAPLETGEDEWQESEPVAARPSSSHQIIRRDSQSAALCSRLEKLFQEMFPDAPAPQVGVEVVPLKTLLEPRVRLQQEEHEPKSGVPDNGAVGDVLWRQLLDIHEAFGLRHQWGGSHSNKTLLCSLGIDIRNILFTGQKKQPVIVPMYAASLGMLEPTKEPVKPISAAEMITSIAQQVPPVAAAEIISTSPPDTAQEVLPPVQFDWSSSGLTNPLDASGGSSLLNLDFFGPVEDSGPSSSTSIPGVDPELYELTTSKLEPSGSGSRVADAFARLMSTMEKTSTSTRKPRKEENLSEEALKVIAGLPDLSFMQAKVLMFPTTLTPLGCSSDPDPTPD; from the exons ATGGAGCCGGACGTGATCCGCATGTACTCCTCTTCCCCACCCCCAATGGAGGACGGagctgaggaagaggatgacgaGTTTGGGGACTTTGGGGGCTTCTCTGGAGTTCCGACCAGCGCCAGCTTCACTGAGTTTGACACCCCAGCGACCTTCAACCAGACCCCAGCCTTGGCCGCCACCTCACCACCGGAACTCCTCAACAATGGAGGGGTGGTTGGGTTGTCAAAACTAAGCTCAGGTCCCGTGGGAAGGGGTCCTGTGGTCAAGCGCTCCAACTCCAAGTCAAATGGTGTCGTGCCGGGAGGCTGCCAGTACGACAGTCCTTCAGAGAGAACTGTGAATGTGGAGGAGTTAAAAAAGCTTGCCGACCACACTCGAGCCAATAATCATTCTACCTCCCTGGACATATCTGGGAGGAGTCAGACTGACAACATAGACAAGCCTGTCGAATGCAATGGTGGGGTCCCGGAAGTTCTGACCAACGGCTTTGCTACTTTTGAAATAGAGGGAAGCACATCTTTGCAGAATTCGATCCGCTCTAAAAAGAAAGGACCCACCACAGAGTGTGCAGACGACTGCCCTCCCAGCAGCCCCGAGGACGACTTTGCGGATTTCTCTGCTTTTTCTAACGCAGACATTCAAGGACACTCCAGCAAGGTGACAAACCGCACCAGCGAGAACTTGGACAATCCCAACCGGGACGAACGGCTGGCAGAGGACGCCTGCCAGCAACGGAGGCAGCAGGTGCACTCGAATGTAGAACAGGGAATCAGCTCAGGGGACATCGCCAACGACATCGCTGGCTCTGATTCTCTATCGCACCCTGCTGAGGCTCGAGACACTGACGAAGGCTTGAGCAACGGGGACGGGGGCTTTCAAAGAGACACTGCTAACTCTGAACAAAGGAACGTAGAGCCGGACTTTGCACACAAGCACTCTGCTACTGAGGTGGTTATTAGTGAGGATTCTGCCCCAGAGGAGGTTTGTAGTGAGGATTCTACCCAAGAGGTGGTTTGTGGCGAGGACTCTGCCTCTAAGGCACTTTATGTTGACAAACCGGTCGCCCAGAATGgtggggttttggagcagttggaAGAGGAGGCGGAAGAAGAGAAGGCAGGTgtcagtgaaaacaggtttttgccCAATATAGACGATGAAGATGGGAATGGCGAGCAAGCGGACGAGAAGCCGGGGTCCGGAAACGAAACAGAAACTGAAACGTCTTTTGGCCGACCTCTGTCCACGGATGCCCTTGAGGAGTACGGCGACATCAGCACGACGGGCTCAGTGTCCTCACCGCCGCTCCAAGAGGAGACGGCCACACCTGCTGACCACAGCCAACTGCTGGAGGACGACGACGGTGAAGACTTTGGTGACTTTGGGGACGTGGGCTCTTTTAGAGGACAGGGCTTTGATGACTTTGACCAGCCAGAGTTGCAACTAGAGGAACAACCTGCACTTCTCACACAGGAACTAGTGGACGACGACAAAGACTTTGGCGATTTTGACGCCCCCAACAGCCACATTGGTGGTGGGAAGGCAATTGAGAACGAAGATGGGGGGAAGTTTGCAGATTTTCCCGGCAGCGACAGTTTTGCCGACTTTAGCTCAGCTCCTGTTGGTGCGGACCCTGATGCAGATGCTGGTTGGAATGCTTTTGATGAGCCTGAACAGGGTCAAGAGGAGGGCGATTCCTGGGCTGCATTTGGAGAGGAGCCGACCACCACTGCTCCTTTGGAAACGGGTGAAGACGAGTGGCAGGAGAGTGAGCCTGTAGCAGCCCGTCCATCCAGCAGCCATCAGATCATTAGAAGAGACAGTCAATCG GCGGCGCTGTGCAGTCGGCTGGAGAAGCTTTTTCAGGAAATGTTCCCCGACGCACCTGCCCCGcaggtgggggtggaggtggtCCCCCTCAAAACCCTGCTGGAGCCTCGTGTGAGGTTACAGCAGGAAGAGCATGAGCCGAAGAGCGGTGTGCCAGACAATGG GGCTGTGGGGGACGTGTTGTGGAGGCAACTGCTGGACATCCACGAGGCGTTTGGCCTGCGGCACCAGTGGGGAGGCTCGCACAGCAACAAGACACTACTCTGCTCCCTGGGCATCGACATTAGAAACATT CTGTTCACAGGTCAGAAGAAGCAGCCAGTGATAGTTCCCATGTATGCTGCCAGCCTG GGCATGCTGGAACCCACCAAAGAGCCAGTAAAACCCATATCAGCGGCAGAGATGATCACGTCCATAGCACAACAAGTACCTCCAGTGGCCGCAGCGGAGATCATAAGCACTAGTCCACCAGACACAGCCCAG GAAGTGCTCCCGCCCGTCCAGTTTGACTGGAGTAGCAGTGGCCTTACAAACCCCCTGGACG CGAGCGGAGGCTCGTCTCTGCTCAACCTCGATTTCTTTGGGCCCGTGGAGGACTCTGGCCCAAGCAGCTCCACCTCCATCCCAG GTGTGGACCCGGAGCTGTACGAGCTAACAACCTCTAAACTGGAACCCAGTGGCTCTGGGAGCCGTGTGGCTGACGCCTTCGCCCGCCTTATGTCTACTATGGAGAAGACCAGCACCTCTACCAG AAAGCCCCGGAAAGAAGAGAACCTAAGTGAGGAGGCATTGAAGGTGATTGCAGGGCTACCAGACCTTTCCTTCATGCAGGCCAAGGTGCTGATGTTCCCCACCACGTTGACCCCCCTGGGCTGCTCCTCTGACCCTGACCCCACACCTGACTGA
- the LOC115208567 gene encoding SERTA domain-containing protein 2-like gives MLGNGVKRKLDEDGLEEGKALLTSAAGAAGSHSRVNYTLQRQTVLNISLMKLYGPPRTPATEPALQRRVLINNVIRRIHHEFKEEGGAGLRALFFAVPPPAPNVTEDEGYHEAPSSTFSGVLSPPLSPLSSLDSGLTPASLLEDDPPLFFALPPSSPHPLGHHPLSPRPSAPPPPPAKDSFSSALEEIEELCPIAVTTSTTSSLPLSPPPSPQPPPSLPAGMDMKEERRTYSPKDKESLLLDQSQAAKTLLADPPSAPTDLSPSSGGFLTDFALDDILFTDIDTSMYDFNPPCGASSIPPNLGVSKMTPMVTADDLVKTLSSYSGGGVGTPPLAQNQPFKMDLAELDHIMEVLVGS, from the coding sequence ATGTTGGGTAACGGTGTGAAGCGCAAACTGGATGAGGACGGCCTGGAGGAGGGCAAGGCGCTCCTCACGTCAGCGGCCGGAGCCGCAGGCAGCCACTCCAGGGTTAACTACACGCTGCAGCGCCAGACGGTGCTAAACATCTCCCTGATGAAGCTGTATGGGCCGCCGCGGACGCCCGCCACCGAGCCAGCCCTGCAGCGCCGGGTGCTCATCAACAACGTCATCCGCCGCATCCACCACGAGTTCAAAGAGGAAGGCGGTGCGGGGCTGCGCGCACTCTTCTTCGCCGTCCCGCCGCCGGCACCGAACGTCACCGAGGACGAGGGCTACCACGAAGCTCCGTCGTCCACGTTCAGCGGCGTCCTCTCCCCGCCCCTCTCGCCACTGTCGTCCCTGGATTCTGGTTTGACCCCGGCCTCGCTCCTGGAGGACGACCCGCCACTGTTCTTCGCCTTGCCGCCGTCCTCACCCCACCCCCTGGGTCACCACCCTCTCTCGCCGAGACCGTCGGCGCCTCCCCCGCCACCCGCCAAGGACAGCTTCTCCTCAGCTTTGGAGGAGATCGAGGAGCTGTGCCCCATCGCAGTGACAACCTCTACTACCTCCTCCCTACCTTTGTCTCCTCCACCTTCACCCCAGCCCCCACCCTCTCTACCAGCAGGGATGGACATGAAAGAGGAAAGGAGGACATACAGCCCGAAGGACAAGGAGTCGCTCTTGCTGGACCAAAGTCAGGCTGCAAAAACCCTGTTGGCAGACCCGCCCAGCGCCCCCACGGACTTGTCGCCCTCCTCCGGTGGCTTCCTCACTGACTTTGCGCTGGACGACATTCTATTCACGGACATCGACACCTCCATGTATGACTTTAACCCCCCCTGCGGCGCCTCTTCAATACCGCCGAACTTGGGGGTGTCCAAAATGACCCCCATGGTCACTGCAGATGACCTGGTCAAGACTCTGTCCAGTTACAGTGGGGGAGGGGTGGGCACTCCCCCTCTGGCTCAAAACCAGCCCTTCAAGATGGACCTGGCTGAGCTCGACCACATTATGGAAGTCCTTGTGGGGTCTTGA